One genomic window of Candidatus Kuenenia stuttgartiensis includes the following:
- the lsrF gene encoding 3-hydroxy-5-phosphonooxypentane-2,4-dione thiolase — MGWGMKNRLSQLIKPNGRCMYLPIDHGYFQGPTTKLEKPGETIKPILEYSDALFCTRGVLRACIDPQQSKPIILRISGGTSMVGKDLANEEITTSMEEALRLNVSGVGLSVFIGSDYEKQTLLNLAKVVNEAERYGMPVMAVTAVGKELEKRDARYLALCCRICAELGAKVVKTYWCENFDKVTSGCPVPVVMAGGPKVGSDREVFEFVHDGMQKGSIGINLGRNIWQNERPVPMIKALRAIVHENASVDEADAIFNKTK, encoded by the coding sequence ATGGGCTGGGGAATGAAGAATCGTTTGTCTCAACTGATTAAACCAAATGGGCGCTGTATGTACTTGCCAATCGACCATGGTTATTTTCAGGGACCCACAACAAAGTTAGAGAAGCCAGGAGAAACCATTAAACCAATTCTAGAATATAGCGACGCCCTTTTCTGTACCAGAGGTGTATTGCGTGCCTGTATAGACCCTCAGCAAAGCAAGCCCATTATTTTAAGGATCTCTGGTGGCACCAGCATGGTGGGCAAAGATCTTGCCAACGAGGAAATCACCACATCAATGGAAGAGGCTCTCCGCCTTAATGTTTCAGGCGTCGGTCTTTCTGTATTTATTGGCAGCGATTATGAGAAGCAAACGTTATTAAATTTGGCAAAAGTTGTTAATGAAGCGGAAAGATACGGCATGCCGGTAATGGCAGTGACTGCGGTTGGAAAAGAGCTGGAAAAACGGGATGCGCGTTATCTTGCGCTGTGTTGCCGCATATGCGCCGAATTGGGTGCAAAGGTTGTAAAAACTTACTGGTGCGAAAATTTTGATAAAGTCACGAGTGGTTGTCCCGTCCCGGTCGTCATGGCAGGAGGCCCAAAGGTAGGTTCTGACCGTGAGGTTTTTGAATTCGTTCATGATGGTATGCAAAAAGGCTCAATAGGTATAAATCTGGGCAGAAACATCTGGCAAAATGAACGCCCTGTTCCCATGATCAAGGCTTTACGGGCCATCGTTCATGAAAATGCCAGCGTGGATGAAGCTGACGCAATATTTAACAAAACCAAATAA
- a CDS encoding zinc-dependent dehydrogenase, with the protein MRVAMYYNNNDVRIEEMPTPQIGPGELLVKIFASGICGSDVMEWYRIKKAPLVLGHEIAGEIVAIGDAVKQFKVGDRVTVAHHVPCNTCHYCLNGHHSVCDTLRTTNFYPGGFAEFLRVPQINVDRGTFILPQEMSYDEGTFVEPLACSIRGQRLSNFKPGQSLLVIGSGISGLLHIQLARALGAGKIFATDINEYRLKFAKKIGADIAINAKEDVPSIIRKDNNGRLADLAIVCTGAISATEQAFHSIERGGTILFFAPTEPGVKIPIDLWNLWRNCNSIVMSYAGPPADMAVAIELIRTGRIAVNDLITHKLPLNDAAKGFKLVADAKESVKVIIAP; encoded by the coding sequence ATGCGAGTAGCAATGTATTACAACAACAATGACGTCAGAATAGAAGAAATGCCAACTCCACAAATAGGGCCGGGCGAGTTATTGGTAAAAATATTCGCAAGCGGTATATGTGGCAGCGATGTAATGGAATGGTACCGCATTAAAAAGGCGCCTTTGGTTTTGGGTCACGAAATTGCAGGAGAAATAGTCGCCATTGGCGATGCCGTTAAACAATTTAAAGTTGGCGACAGAGTTACCGTTGCACACCATGTTCCATGCAACACCTGCCATTATTGCCTGAATGGACATCATTCCGTGTGCGATACTTTACGCACTACCAATTTTTATCCCGGTGGTTTTGCAGAATTTCTGCGTGTTCCACAAATCAATGTTGATCGCGGAACTTTTATTCTTCCCCAGGAGATGTCTTATGATGAGGGAACCTTTGTAGAACCTTTGGCATGTTCAATTCGCGGACAACGACTGTCCAATTTTAAACCCGGACAAAGTCTGCTCGTTATCGGCAGCGGCATATCGGGATTATTACATATTCAATTGGCGAGAGCGCTTGGCGCAGGCAAAATATTTGCAACGGACATAAACGAATATCGCCTGAAATTTGCAAAAAAAATAGGGGCAGATATCGCAATTAACGCAAAAGAAGATGTGCCTTCCATTATCCGCAAAGATAATAATGGAAGATTGGCAGATTTGGCGATTGTGTGTACAGGAGCAATATCCGCAACAGAACAGGCCTTTCATTCCATAGAAAGGGGAGGGACTATCCTCTTTTTTGCACCAACGGAACCCGGGGTAAAAATCCCTATTGACCTATGGAATCTTTGGCGTAATTGTAATTCTATTGTTATGTCCTATGCTGGCCCTCCTGCTGATATGGCGGTTGCAATTGAATTAATACGGACAGGTAGAATTGCCGTAAATGATCTGATAACTCATAAACTACCGCTAAATGACGCTGCAAAGGGATTTAAACTGGTAGCCGACGCAAAGGAATCCGTGAAAGTAATTATAGCGCCCTAA
- a CDS encoding tetratricopeptide repeat protein — MFIVEESSALNGNTDFEINVSRAKDLIEKDDWGMAFKYLKAAVDADPNYAEGFNLLGIYYTRNHNYSEAIENFRQALHIDFDLIDVHYNLAFLYMDREEYSMALSHFKEVVVANPEDADTYNLMGICCAKNGNEEDAKAFFAESLRLQPDSTSAAVNISKLLIKSNEISKAKGILLYFMKKEIANYEVHYLLGIVYKGEEDYPRAMHHLREAVLEDTNNAEAYNLLGECCLKTDFDKQAESFFVMAIRLDTAYLDAYYNLGRLYYKQQKYDDAVHILEEYVRTKEATDFVDSLWSENKVGDEAVPLYNLLGNCYKVTNNPAKARKMWEKSLSIQPDQQDIKENVSGLSQTAQMHKRISLVID, encoded by the coding sequence ATGTTTATTGTTGAAGAAAGCAGCGCTCTAAATGGCAATACAGATTTTGAAATAAATGTTTCGCGCGCGAAGGACCTGATAGAAAAAGATGATTGGGGTATGGCGTTTAAATATCTAAAAGCAGCAGTGGATGCAGACCCCAATTACGCAGAGGGTTTTAATCTTCTCGGTATTTATTACACAAGAAACCATAACTATTCCGAAGCAATTGAAAATTTCAGGCAAGCATTACACATTGATTTTGATTTAATAGACGTTCATTATAACCTTGCTTTTCTGTATATGGACCGGGAAGAATACAGTATGGCTCTTTCGCATTTTAAGGAGGTTGTAGTGGCGAATCCGGAAGATGCGGATACGTATAATCTTATGGGAATATGTTGCGCTAAAAACGGTAATGAAGAGGACGCTAAAGCGTTTTTTGCCGAATCATTGAGATTGCAGCCGGATAGTACTTCTGCCGCGGTGAATATCTCAAAACTGCTGATAAAAAGCAATGAAATTTCAAAAGCGAAGGGGATTTTGCTCTATTTTATGAAAAAAGAGATTGCCAATTACGAGGTGCATTACTTGCTTGGCATTGTATACAAGGGAGAAGAAGATTATCCTCGGGCAATGCACCATCTCAGGGAAGCGGTGCTGGAAGACACGAATAACGCAGAGGCCTATAATCTGCTTGGCGAGTGTTGCTTAAAAACGGATTTTGATAAACAGGCCGAATCATTTTTTGTAATGGCAATCCGGTTGGATACAGCATATTTAGACGCATATTATAACCTTGGAAGACTTTATTATAAACAACAGAAATATGATGATGCGGTTCACATTTTAGAAGAGTATGTGAGAACAAAGGAAGCGACAGATTTTGTTGATTCTCTTTGGTCGGAGAACAAAGTCGGGGATGAAGCTGTGCCGCTGTATAATTTACTGGGGAATTGTTACAAAGTGACGAATAATCCTGCAAAGGCGCGGAAAATGTGGGAAAAGTCATTATCCATACAGCCTGATCAACAGGATATAAAAGAAAACGTTTCCGGTCTCTCGCAAACTGCTCAAATGCACAAGCGCATTAGTCTGGTTATTGATTAA
- the csrA gene encoding carbon storage regulator CsrA, translated as MLILTRKLGESITIGDEIKITVLEFQGRQVKLGIIAPKDIEIHREEVYEKIQSQNRESSKVSKNELVKVAQKWRHIGEDFRFQEKFIAKREAVEDAD; from the coding sequence ATGCTTATACTAACAAGGAAGTTGGGAGAAAGCATAACCATAGGTGATGAGATAAAAATTACCGTTTTAGAATTTCAGGGAAGACAGGTGAAATTGGGAATTATCGCTCCAAAGGACATTGAGATTCACAGGGAAGAAGTTTATGAAAAAATCCAATCCCAGAATAGAGAGTCTTCAAAAGTATCCAAAAATGAGTTGGTAAAAGTTGCGCAAAAATGGAGGCATATTGGAGAGGATTTTCGTTTTCAAGAAAAATTTATAGCAAAAAGGGAGGCAGTTGAAGACGCAGATTAA
- the fliW gene encoding flagellar assembly protein FliW: MEQKKMETLKTEKLGELGYNKEDIIRFEDGIVGYEELKQFILVNFPDCRPFEWLVSVDNPLVALPVINPVPLFTDYDPLKKIDDVSALEMGNKEKVEIFCIVNIGDDASNVTINLKGPILVNMINNKGKQFVLTDDYYALHYPLVQKNA, from the coding sequence ATGGAGCAGAAGAAAATGGAGACATTAAAAACGGAAAAGTTGGGTGAGTTAGGTTATAACAAAGAAGATATTATCAGGTTTGAAGACGGCATTGTAGGGTACGAAGAGCTTAAACAGTTCATTCTTGTTAATTTTCCTGACTGCCGGCCTTTTGAATGGTTGGTTTCGGTTGATAACCCCCTTGTTGCGTTACCCGTCATAAACCCGGTTCCTCTTTTCACCGACTATGACCCATTGAAAAAGATTGATGATGTTTCAGCGTTGGAGATGGGCAACAAGGAAAAGGTTGAAATATTTTGTATAGTAAACATTGGAGATGATGCTTCCAATGTAACCATAAACCTGAAAGGGCCTATACTTGTAAATATGATAAACAACAAGGGGAAGCAATTCGTATTAACAGATGATTATTACGCATTACATTATCCGCTTGTGCAAAAAAATGCTTAA
- the flgL gene encoding flagellar hook-associated protein FlgL, translating into MSFRVTQASLSNTTLSNIQLNYKKMQEIQEKLSSGKQINRASDDPVSTRKLLGFKSGENELQQYLDAIKHARDKINFIFDALENIQDIMVKIQTKTVQAADGTLGDSERGIIASEIDELMETIIQFSNITDSNGRYLFSGTKTLTAPFRATRDSGGEITGVKYDGNNETIQYQIGSNTFIQVNQPGGKLFMENGIFANLINLRDELKKSDFDTDAFLSQKKNFETANNNVLTEITKFGAKVDRLAITENRVENSKIALKELISYTEDADLASLITELKNQENVLQAALQTGARIIQPSLLDFIGG; encoded by the coding sequence ATGTCTTTTAGAGTTACGCAGGCGAGTTTAAGTAATACGACGCTTTCTAACATCCAGCTAAATTACAAGAAAATGCAGGAGATACAGGAAAAGCTTTCCAGCGGTAAGCAGATAAACCGCGCATCAGATGATCCTGTAAGCACGAGAAAATTACTTGGATTTAAATCCGGGGAAAATGAATTACAGCAATATTTAGACGCTATTAAACATGCGAGAGATAAAATAAACTTCATCTTCGATGCATTGGAAAACATACAGGACATTATGGTGAAGATTCAGACCAAAACGGTGCAGGCGGCGGATGGTACGCTTGGGGATAGTGAAAGGGGAATTATTGCAAGCGAGATTGATGAGTTAATGGAGACAATTATTCAATTCTCAAACATAACGGATAGCAACGGACGGTATCTTTTCTCGGGAACAAAAACCTTAACTGCCCCCTTCAGAGCGACAAGAGATTCAGGCGGTGAGATAACAGGCGTAAAGTATGATGGCAATAATGAAACAATACAATATCAGATAGGGAGCAATACATTTATACAAGTGAACCAGCCTGGCGGAAAGCTGTTTATGGAAAACGGCATATTTGCAAATCTTATAAATTTACGCGACGAATTGAAAAAAAGCGATTTTGATACAGACGCTTTTTTATCACAGAAGAAAAATTTTGAAACGGCAAATAATAACGTACTGACAGAGATTACAAAGTTTGGCGCAAAAGTCGATAGATTGGCAATAACGGAAAATAGAGTCGAAAACTCGAAAATAGCGCTGAAAGAATTAATCTCTTATACCGAAGATGCTGATTTAGCATCCTTAATCACAGAATTAAAAAATCAGGAAAATGTGCTGCAAGCAGCACTGCAGACCGGCGCCAGGATTATTCAGCCGTCATTGCTAGATTTTATTGGCGGATAG
- the flgK gene encoding flagellar hook-associated protein FlgK, whose product MASSDIQIGMSGVLAAQRAMMVSAHNISNANTKGYTKQTVSLATRLPLQTTIGSIGQGVDLVKIMRQKDDYLNSRIRFVTSSLGASSIKSQQLRELETVFNELSDASISNSLTSFFKFVNDLSQDESTSSRSVLVEKAITMTESIRAIVDELGMMKEFVKQSVESKLNEVNGLAKDIVDLNKEIHSLQTTGGEPNDLLDKRETLLGEISKFLDVTTRTQKNGMIDVMIAGGVLVSGSNALTLESSVDSSGKLNITSYGSSKHKPTGGELSGLLEMYNNTLPAYDAKLDTFATALIKKFNAIHSEGVGTDGGFTTVLGTNKVTDATKALNTAGLGLPFAPSSGDIYVTVINTSTGEEVKNKITVDVANDSLTKLSADIDGITNLSSAISDGKLQITADSGYKFNFSYALDPNPQTTGITGTTTPSISGIYNGSTNDVYTFTALGAGGTIGTTSGLQVEVRDSGSNLIATLDVGEGYTPGNTLAVANGVSVSFSAGDINTGDTFDIDVINDSDETDLLAALGINTFFSGKDASDINIEKRIREDVTLIATSIGESGDNTNALRLSALQNDNSIVGNTTLSDYLHQIAAALGEEANSAYKSEEKYTALEGSLQNRREEVSGVNIDEELVTLIRFQQAYQASAKYISTVDRLINTLLNSL is encoded by the coding sequence ATGGCCTCGTCAGATATACAAATTGGTATGAGCGGAGTTCTTGCGGCGCAGCGTGCAATGATGGTTTCCGCACATAACATATCGAATGCAAATACAAAAGGATATACGAAACAAACGGTCAGTCTTGCAACAAGACTACCCTTGCAGACGACTATCGGTTCTATCGGGCAGGGCGTTGACCTGGTGAAAATAATGCGGCAGAAGGATGACTACCTTAATAGCCGGATCAGGTTTGTCACTTCATCGCTTGGCGCCTCCTCTATAAAAAGTCAGCAATTGAGAGAACTTGAAACGGTATTTAACGAATTAAGCGATGCCAGTATAAGCAATTCCTTGACAAGCTTCTTTAAATTTGTGAACGACCTTTCGCAGGACGAGAGTACCAGTTCACGCTCTGTGCTTGTGGAAAAGGCGATTACCATGACCGAATCCATACGTGCAATAGTTGACGAGCTGGGCATGATGAAGGAATTTGTCAAACAATCCGTGGAATCCAAACTTAATGAAGTAAACGGGCTGGCGAAAGATATCGTTGACCTTAATAAGGAAATCCACTCGCTGCAAACAACAGGCGGGGAGCCGAATGACCTGTTGGACAAAAGAGAGACGCTCCTCGGCGAAATCAGCAAGTTTTTGGACGTCACAACAAGGACGCAGAAGAACGGCATGATAGATGTGATGATTGCAGGTGGAGTCCTGGTGAGTGGTTCAAATGCGTTAACCCTTGAATCCAGCGTAGATTCAAGTGGCAAGCTCAATATTACCAGCTATGGAAGTTCGAAACACAAACCTACTGGCGGTGAATTGAGCGGTTTGTTGGAGATGTATAACAACACGTTGCCTGCATACGATGCTAAACTGGATACCTTTGCAACCGCGCTTATAAAGAAATTTAATGCGATTCATAGTGAAGGCGTAGGCACAGACGGCGGGTTTACAACGGTACTTGGGACAAATAAGGTGACGGACGCAACTAAGGCATTGAATACTGCGGGTCTGGGGCTGCCTTTTGCACCATCGAGCGGAGATATATATGTTACGGTAATAAATACGAGTACAGGGGAAGAGGTCAAAAACAAAATTACGGTGGATGTAGCAAATGATTCGCTTACAAAATTAAGCGCTGATATTGATGGGATAACAAATCTTTCCTCTGCTATTTCAGACGGCAAATTGCAGATTACCGCAGACTCCGGGTATAAATTTAATTTTTCTTATGCATTGGACCCGAATCCTCAAACCACTGGAATTACAGGAACAACAACGCCTTCAATTTCGGGTATATACAATGGAAGTACAAATGATGTATATACATTCACAGCTTTAGGGGCAGGCGGCACAATAGGGACTACGTCAGGTCTTCAGGTTGAAGTCAGGGATAGCGGTTCAAATCTTATTGCTACACTTGATGTAGGTGAAGGATATACTCCTGGCAATACCCTTGCGGTTGCAAATGGTGTTTCTGTCTCGTTTTCGGCAGGTGATATTAATACAGGAGATACATTTGATATAGATGTTATAAATGATTCTGATGAAACTGACTTGCTTGCTGCTTTGGGAATTAATACTTTTTTTAGCGGTAAAGATGCTTCGGATATTAATATTGAAAAAAGGATACGGGAGGATGTAACACTAATTGCAACATCTATAGGTGAATCAGGGGATAATACAAATGCCTTGCGTTTATCCGCATTACAAAATGATAACAGTATTGTTGGAAATACTACCTTATCTGATTATTTACATCAAATTGCCGCGGCATTAGGAGAAGAGGCGAATAGTGCATATAAGTCTGAGGAGAAGTATACGGCATTGGAGGGGAGTCTTCAGAACAGAAGAGAAGAGGTTTCCGGGGTAAATATTGATGAAGAACTGGTTACCCTGATACGATTTCAACAGGCGTATCAGGCGTCGGCAAAATATATATCAACCGTTGACAGATTAATAAATACCTTATTAAATTCATTGTAA
- a CDS encoding flagellar protein FlgN, with the protein MRIKENNVIDALLTELTGTLERLSVVYGELVEIAKTKHACLISCNIEELETLIYAERNKAELAQLLEEKRQRIIRRYCEKQGLKVREISMSKMMDKGEELHGNTWRTLVDRLTKSMVELQRLNEMNTALTHHSLEITEDIIDIFCPPVFKHSVYKNTGKMKEKEVSRVLVDTKI; encoded by the coding sequence ATGAGAATTAAAGAGAACAACGTTATAGACGCCTTGCTTACGGAACTAACCGGCACGCTGGAAAGATTGTCGGTTGTTTACGGTGAATTAGTAGAAATTGCAAAGACAAAGCACGCCTGTCTTATATCCTGTAATATTGAAGAGCTGGAAACGCTTATCTACGCAGAGAGAAACAAGGCGGAACTGGCGCAACTTCTTGAGGAAAAACGCCAAAGGATAATACGCCGGTATTGCGAAAAACAAGGTTTAAAGGTAAGGGAAATATCCATGAGTAAAATGATGGATAAAGGGGAAGAACTTCATGGCAATACCTGGAGAACACTGGTTGACAGATTAACAAAGTCAATGGTGGAATTACAAAGGCTAAATGAGATGAATACGGCTCTTACCCATCATTCGCTTGAAATTACAGAGGATATTATTGATATATTTTGTCCGCCTGTCTTTAAGCACTCCGTATATAAGAATACAGGGAAAATGAAGGAAAAAGAAGTATCAAGGGTTTTGGTTGACACTAAAATTTAG
- a CDS encoding rod-binding protein has protein sequence METSLDINPFLQIDPVHSSSISNLNSLAGQKKITNDDASLRKIAQDFEAVLLNFVVKAMWKTIPKGGLFDGGGGMQGYTEIMQNALAEDLAAKGGFGVAPVIYNQLKPKNVVTEAFGKNVPSLPEKWSKKGNGEDVGINKEMASVNFKG, from the coding sequence ATGGAAACAAGTTTAGACATCAACCCGTTTTTGCAAATTGACCCTGTTCATTCAAGCAGCATTAGTAACTTAAATAGTCTTGCCGGTCAAAAGAAAATTACCAATGATGATGCGTCTCTCCGGAAGATAGCGCAGGATTTCGAGGCTGTTTTATTGAATTTTGTGGTAAAAGCAATGTGGAAAACGATACCAAAGGGTGGTTTGTTTGACGGTGGGGGGGGTATGCAAGGTTATACGGAAATAATGCAGAATGCCCTTGCTGAAGATTTAGCGGCAAAAGGCGGCTTTGGAGTTGCGCCTGTTATATACAATCAATTAAAACCTAAAAATGTCGTGACGGAAGCGTTCGGTAAAAATGTGCCATCTTTACCGGAAAAATGGAGTAAAAAAGGAAACGGTGAAGATGTGGGAATAAATAAAGAAATGGCTTCTGTTAATTTTAAAGGGTAA